A stretch of Brassica rapa cultivar Chiifu-401-42 chromosome A08, CAAS_Brap_v3.01, whole genome shotgun sequence DNA encodes these proteins:
- the LOC103836423 gene encoding probable protein phosphatase 2C 4 — translation MGNGVTKLSTCFTGRERFRQKDITFQLPDPLDEGLGHSFCYVRPDQTLTTSSKDHSELEDTTTTVFRTISGASVSANAATPLSTSLYDPYGHVDRAAAFESTTSFPSIPLQPIPRSSGDGDPNERGFLSGPIERGFMSGSLDDDGNGLDNPSSDHHHFQRSFSHGLALRVGSKRRSLVWTIRRVISRTVSRRQNSVVAPIRPEKNLKEGTLNDGVSVESQSLQWAQGKAGEDRVHVVVSEEEHGWLFVGIYDGFNGPDAPDYLLSHLYPTLHRELKDLLLWDGPHNHCERRWRCEWDQEKQDLDRRLKEQINCRTGSRSDRLTDHKHVLHALSEALRKTEEAYLDTADKMLEENPELALMGSCVLVMLMKGEDVYVMNVGDSRAVLGCEGDHDSSLVKNLSASQLTFDHSTNVEEEVERIRNEHPDDASAVTNERVKGSLKVTRAFGAGFLKQPKWNNALLEMFQIDYKGQSPYINCLPFLYHHRLSSKDRFLILSSDGLYQYFTNEEAVSEVELFITLQPEGDPAQHLVQELLFRAAKKAGLDFHELLEIPQGERRRYHDDVSIVVISLEGRMWKSCV, via the exons ATGGGTAACGGAGTGACAAAACTGAGTACATGTTTCACAGGCAGAGAACGTTTCCGACAAAAAGACATAACCTTTCAACTTCCTGATCCTCTAGACGAAGGTCTAGGCCACTCCTTCTGCTACGTCCGACCCGACCAAACTCTAACCACTTCCTCAAAAGACCACTCAGAGCTCGAAGACACCACCACCACCGTGTTCCGTACAATCTCCGGCGCCTCCGTCAGCGCCAACGCCGCGACTCCTCTCTCCACTTCTCTCTACGACCCGTACGGCCACGTCGACAGAGCAGCCGCGTTCGAGAGTACGACGTCGTTTCCTTCTATCCCCCTCCAGCCCATCCCCAGAAGCTCCGGTGATGGTGATCCGAACGAAAGAGGGTTCCTTTCGGGTCCCATCGAGAGAGGTTTCATGTCGGGCTCGCTTGACGACGACGGCAACGGGCTTGATAACCCGAGCTCCGATCATCATCACTTCCAGCGTAGCTTCTCTCATGGTTTAGCTTTACGGGTCGGGTCAAAAAGAAGATCTTTGGTTTGGACTATCCGTCGAGTAATATCTAGGACGGTTTCTCGACGGCAAAACTCGGTCGTTGCTCCGATCAGGCCAGAGAAGAATCTTAAAGAAGGGACGTTAAACGACGGCGTTTCGGTGGAGAGTCAGAGTCTTCAGTGGGCTCAAGGAAAAGCCGGTGAGGATCGAGTACACGTCGTCGTTTCGGAGGAGGAGCACGGTTGGCTTTTCGTGGGCATATACGACGGTTTCAACGGTCCAGATGCGCCTGATTATCTTCTCTCTCATCTTTATCCTACGCTTCACCGGGAGCTCAAAGACTTGTTGTTATGGGACGGTCCACATAATCATTGTGAGCGACGGTGGAGATGCGAGTGGGATCAAGAAAAGCAAGATCTTGACCGTCGGTTAAAGGAACAAATTAATTGTAGAACCGGGTCCAGGTCGGATCGGTTAACGGACCATAAGCATGTACTACATGCATTGTCGGAAGCGTTGAGGAAGACGGAAGAAGCGTATCTAGACACTGCTGATAAGATGCTGGAGGAGAATCCCGAGCTGGCTTTGATGGGTTCTTGTGTTCTGGTGATGCTGATGAAAGGTGAAGATGTTTATGTGATGAATGTCGGCGATAGTAGAGCTGTACTTGGTTGTGAGGGAGATCATGACTCCTCTTTGGTAAAAAATTTATCGGCTTCTCAGCTTACTTTTGATCACAGCACAAACGTAGAAGAG GAAGTTGAAAGAATCAGAAACGAGCATCCGGATGATGCTAGCGCGGTGACTAATGAACGGGTTAAAGGCTCCTTGAAGGTGACAAGAGCATTTGGTGCTGGTTTCCTAAAACAG CCTAAATGGAACAATGCGCTTCTTGAGATGTTCCAAATTGATTACAAAGGGCAGTCTCCATACATCAACTGCTTACCCTTTCTCTACCATCATAGATTAAGCTCCAAGGATCGGTTTTTAATACTATCATCGGATGGTCTATACCAATACTTCACAAACGAAGAAGCGGTTTCAGAGGTTGAGCTCTTCATCACATTGCAGCCTGAAGGTGATCCAGCCCAGCACCTTGTCCAAGAGCTTTTGTTCAGAGCTGCTAAGAAAGCTG GTCTGGATTTCCATGAACTGCTGGAGATACCACAAGGAGAACGGAGACGGTACCATGATGATGTTTCAATAGTAGTGATCTCTTTAGAAGGAAGAATGTGGAAATCTTGTGTATAA